The Exiguobacterium mexicanum genome includes a window with the following:
- a CDS encoding MetQ/NlpA family ABC transporter substrate-binding protein produces the protein MKSWKTVLGLTAASALTILAACGGGDSESGSGDDKTLVVGASNVPHAEILEHVQDEYEEKGYTLEIKKFQDYVLPNKTLADGELDANYFQHEPYLESQMAENKDYKFASAGGVHIEPIGVYSKDYASLDELPDGAEIIMSSSVADHGRILTMLQSEGLLTLAEGKTTDATVSDIVDNPKNLEFKTDVEAALLPQAFNNGEGDAVLINTNYAIDAGLNPLEDAIALEGEDSPYVNLIVTREGDEDDERVKALLEVLTSEETQQWILDEYKGAVVPVK, from the coding sequence AATCATGGAAAACAGTACTCGGATTGACGGCAGCTTCAGCACTTACGATTCTCGCGGCTTGCGGCGGCGGGGATTCAGAATCAGGTTCGGGCGATGACAAGACGCTCGTCGTCGGTGCGTCAAACGTCCCGCACGCTGAGATTTTAGAGCACGTCCAAGATGAGTACGAAGAGAAGGGCTATACGCTCGAAATTAAGAAGTTCCAAGACTACGTCCTACCGAACAAAACGCTCGCAGACGGGGAGTTGGACGCGAACTACTTCCAACACGAGCCGTACCTCGAGTCGCAAATGGCTGAGAACAAAGACTACAAATTCGCATCAGCCGGCGGCGTCCACATCGAGCCGATCGGTGTGTACTCGAAAGACTATGCATCACTCGATGAGCTTCCAGACGGCGCTGAAATCATCATGAGTTCGTCGGTTGCTGACCACGGACGCATCCTCACGATGCTTCAATCTGAAGGTTTGCTCACGCTCGCGGAAGGCAAGACGACGGACGCGACGGTGTCAGACATCGTCGACAACCCGAAAAACTTGGAGTTCAAGACGGACGTCGAAGCGGCACTTCTCCCGCAAGCGTTCAACAACGGTGAAGGGGACGCGGTCCTCATCAACACGAACTACGCGATCGATGCCGGCCTCAACCCGCTCGAAGACGCGATCGCTCTCGAAGGCGAAGACTCACCTTACGTCAACTTGATCGTCACACGTGAAGGCGACGAAGACGACGAGCGCGTCAAGGCACTCCTCGAAGTCCTCACGTCAGAAGAGACACAACAGTGGATCTTGGACGAATACAAAGGCGCAGTCGTACCGGTCAAATAA
- a CDS encoding MFS transporter translates to MIGTVFAISALSGLFMSFFGGTLSDRYGRKQLMLIGIALNAMTFTGFALVTELFWFYMFSVLMGVSRSFLEPASRALISDTTQPDQRVIVYNVRYFLINIAAAIGPLLAVVLSLTGAKSAFFVVTGVYVLYGLVISTLFRKYPFEEGDGVKVRPRLTETFRVLQQDKTFRYVIIGMIFAIIGYSQFNATLPQFIAFHDGFSDGSRLFAYLLTVNAITVLVVQYPIMRFGIRVSPIKSLFFGVGTLSTGLLLIGFATETWVLFIAMVIFTIGEVLMFTMTDVLTDELAPAHLRGTYFGAMGLTALGQTIGPVIGGVLLDGFDNAALPVFGSLAVLTACGAFFFAGALKERKASLALIEEKVG, encoded by the coding sequence GTGATCGGGACGGTGTTTGCCATCTCGGCGTTATCGGGGTTATTCATGAGCTTTTTCGGGGGGACGCTATCCGACCGCTACGGGCGCAAACAGCTGATGCTGATCGGTATCGCGTTGAACGCGATGACGTTCACTGGTTTCGCGCTCGTGACAGAATTATTTTGGTTTTATATGTTCTCGGTACTTATGGGCGTGTCGCGGTCGTTCCTCGAACCGGCGTCGCGCGCACTCATCAGTGATACGACGCAGCCGGACCAGCGCGTCATCGTCTATAACGTCCGCTACTTTTTAATCAATATCGCGGCGGCAATCGGGCCTTTGCTCGCGGTCGTGTTGTCGCTCACCGGGGCGAAGAGCGCCTTCTTCGTCGTCACGGGCGTCTATGTGTTATACGGTCTCGTCATCTCGACGCTGTTCCGGAAATATCCGTTCGAGGAAGGGGACGGCGTCAAAGTCCGGCCGCGCTTGACGGAGACGTTCCGTGTGTTACAACAAGATAAGACGTTCCGCTACGTCATCATCGGGATGATTTTCGCCATCATCGGCTATAGTCAGTTCAATGCGACGTTGCCGCAGTTCATCGCGTTCCATGACGGCTTCAGTGATGGCTCACGTTTGTTCGCCTATCTGTTGACGGTCAATGCGATCACCGTCCTCGTCGTCCAATATCCGATCATGCGCTTCGGGATTCGCGTGTCGCCGATCAAGTCACTCTTTTTCGGCGTCGGGACGCTGTCGACGGGGCTCCTGCTCATCGGTTTTGCGACCGAGACGTGGGTGTTGTTCATCGCGATGGTCATCTTCACAATCGGTGAGGTGCTTATGTTCACGATGACGGACGTATTGACGGACGAATTGGCACCGGCTCACCTGCGCGGGACGTATTTCGGGGCGATGGGGTTGACGGCGCTCGGTCAGACGATCGGCCCCGTCATCGGTGGGGTGTTGCTCGATGGGTTTGATAACGCCGCGTTGCCAGTGTTTGGAAGCTTGGCCGTGTTGACGGCTTGCGGCGCCTTCTTCTTCGCCGGCGCCTTGAAAGAACGGAAAGCAAGTTTGGCCTTAATCGAGGAAAAAGTTGGATAA